From one Anopheles bellator chromosome 1, idAnoBellAS_SP24_06.2, whole genome shotgun sequence genomic stretch:
- the LOC131215930 gene encoding adenylate cyclase type 2, which translates to MCEVPGRSTPEAAPGYAAHEEADIGRLPTAAADRNDQSPQDSEGDYIALKKWELGFLRRECINLGLETFYLKYMERVQRSYLSIFVVLQTFVSISHVIVIVTGKQHPTAAIHPDLICYTFGILFVWISLFAAFKEGLVKAYPWVPYVSSSMAVITMIVTDLTIPLYHAAVTFINPPLRPSYASHTILAIYIFLPLSENIHGLILGAATSVCYLIEMALITYRLEDNTALKVIAELIYFVCLNLFGLYFRLINEVAIRRTFLDRRELVEGNLLLKFARNQEKELLLSILPEHTAELMEKDIRAMIEKTRHDQHNASQMFNTNNFFRTGTQWRSINKLYVQKHTNVTILYADVVNYTYMTTQLPVRTLVDVMHELFVKFDEASKEFNVLRIKFLGDCYYCVSGVPVRNKYHAKSCVNLGLRMIKDIREVRLSRDLNIDMRIGIHSGSIISGVIGACKWQYDIWSKDVIIANKMESTGEAGKVHVTMQTLEQLDGEYIFEEGTPQAKDDPILSKHNIQTFLIVPQPGYDEGSFFAIQEPGPSSRMSSGVKRKTIKKERSLVTRNFMQNSMEQFREIMKLTNVEMAYELERMPIGRFQFNKLFSSYKTYMHEPGSESARVPPHLGGSQRRHEEEDTNRLDNMSPCFMCFENSRWELSYLREPDLMLKYSVLMSFIVFVCILLIQILNEASGIYFWMLNGFSGTLLVVFVPITWFKKIWDVYTPYSIDDLLRVRKPQSRPMRILYDFSNDIMGKFIIRTVIYLITITLLVLCSLMYLFECSYDLHASNEIASDEVNAAFAFTDRAAGDDYTGKTFCTNPWSVTQCLTLTIGMAFLFLRIHFLLKAAVGLLIFFFYCWTIFDDLYYFFDSSASMNPGLDPKASHLMLILFIVIIFHWIDRQSEYIARTDYNWKQQLLKQKEEAEVTKQSNKILVENILPTHVAEIYINRQLKNEFYNEEYENVAVMFATITNMEVNTDISVENEKSVLKVLNEIICDFDERLQYFDGYLKVEKIKVCGWTYMAACGLDPGRCDSSSSLSGYRSVSGITRTSLMTNGRRSLNPRASLDVTHKASTSTRSNSSGNCRQSNNVTIVMAEFALELMRVLRDFSNENFKQHSPGLLRVGISHGKVMAGVVGSSKPLYDIWGNAVNMASRMDSTGEPGKLQVTKESAEVLESYGYRCDYRGEIFVKGRGKIPTYFVQIGKDFNFVKNKTPTSNGNAHVGDVTTKL; encoded by the exons ATGTGTGAAGTACCGGGACGGTCgacaccggaagcagcgccCGGTTACGCAGCCCACGAAGAGGCCGATATCGGTCGACTGCCGACAGCGGCGGCGGACAGAAATGATCAATCGCCGCAGGACAGTGAGGGTGACTACATAGCGCTGAAGAAATGGGAGCTTGGATTTCTGCGC CGAGAATGCATCAATCTCGGGCTGGAAACGTTTTACCTCAAGTACATGGAGCGCGTCCAGCGGAGCTATCTGTCCATCTTCGTGGTGCTGCAAACGTTCGTTAGCATATCGCATGTGATCGTCATTGTGACGGGCAAACAG CACCCAACGGCCGCCATTCATCCGGATCTGATTTGCTACACGTTTGGTATACTCTTCGTGTGGATCTCGCTGTTCGCCGCGTTCAAGGAAGGGCTCGTGAAGGCATACCCCTGGGTTCCGTACGTGTCCTCCAGCATGGCGGTCATCACGATGATCGTTACCGACCTAACGATCCCACTGTACCACGCGGCCGTAACGTTCATCAATCCCCCACTTCGGCCATCGTACGCCAGTCACACCATCTTGGCCATCTACATTTTCCTGCCACTGAGCGAAAACATTCACGGCCTCATCCTGGGCGCCGCCACGTCCGTGTGCTATCTGATCGAGATGGCGCTAATCACGTACCGGCTGGAGGACAACACGGCCCTGAAGGTGATCGCCGAACTGATTTACTTCGTGTGTCTCAACCTGTTCGGGCTGTACTTTCGGCTCATCAACGAGGTGGCCATCCGGCGCACGTTTCTCGATCGACGCGAGCTGGTGGAAGGCAATCTGTTGCTAAAGTTTGCTCGCAACCAGGAA AAAGAATTGTTGCTCAGTATCCTACCCGAGCACACGGCAGAACTGATGGAGAAGGACATCCGGGCGATGATCGAAAAGACGCGCCATGATCAGCACAACGCGTCCCAAATGTTCAACACAAACAA CTTcttccggaccggaacccAATGGCGATCGATAAA CAAGCTTTACGTGCAGAAGCACACGAACGTCACCATCCTGTACGCGGATGTGGTCAACTATACGTACATGACCACGCAGCTTCCGGTACGCACGCTGGTCGACGTGATGCACGAGCTGTTCGTAAAGTTTGATGAAGCTTCGAAGGAGTTCAACGTGCTGAGGATCAAGTTTTTGGGCGACTGCTACTACTGCGTATCGGGCGTGCCGGTGCGCAACAAGTACCACGCTAAGAGCTGCGTCAACCTGGGCCTCCGCATGATCAAGGACATCCGTGAGGTGCGACTGTCGCGCGATCTCAACATCGACATGCGAATCGGCATCCACAGTGGCAGCATCATCTCCGGGGTGATCGGAGCCTGCAAATGGCAGTACGACATTTGGTCGAAGGATGTGATCATCGCAAACAAGATGGAGTCCACCGGTGAGGCGGG CAAAGTGCACGTTACTATGCAAACGTTGGAGCAGCTGGACGGGGAGTACATCTTCGAGGAAGGAACACCACAAGCGAAAGACGACCCTATACTGTCGAAACACAACATACAAACGTTCCTGATCGTGCCACAGCCCGGCTACGACGAGGGCAGT TTCTTTGCCATTCAAGAACCGGGCCCCAGCAGCCGGATGTCCAGCGGAGTGAAACGGAAGACCATCAAAAAGGAGCGCAGCCTGGTAACGAGAAACTTTATGCAGAACTCGATGGAACAGTTTCGGGAAATTATGAAGCTGACGAACGTCGAAATGGCGTACGAACTGGAACGGATGCCCATCGGGAGATTTCA GTTCAACAAGTTGTTCTCCTCCTACAAAACCTATATGCATGAACCGGGAAGCGAGTCCGCGCGAGTTCCACCACATCTGGGCGGTTCACAGCGAAGGCACGAGGAAGAGGACACGAATCGGCTAGATAATATGTCGCCCTGTTTCATGTGCTTCGAAAACAGTCGCTGGGAACTGTCCTACCTGCGGGAACCAGATCTAATGCTCAAGTACAGCGTACTGATGAGTTTCATCGTTTTCGTGTGCATTCTGCTGATCCAGATCCTGAACGAAGCGTCCGGGATTTACTTTTGGATGCTGAACGGTTTCTCCGGCACACTGTTGGTGGTGTTCGTACCGATCACGTGGTTCAAAAAGATCTGGGACGTCTACACACCGTACTCGATTGACGATTTGCTGCGGGTCCGCAAACCGCAATCGAGGCCGATGCGCATCTTATACGACTTCTCGAACGACATTATGGGGAAGTTTATTATCCGGACGGTGATCTACCTGATTACGATCACACTGCTGGTGCTCTGCTCCCTAATGTACCTGTTCGAGTGTAGCTACGATCTGCACGCGAGCAACGAAATTGCGTCGGACGAGGTAAACGCCGCGTTTGCGTTCACAGATCGGGCTGCCGGCGACGACTATACGGGCAAAACATTCTGCACCAATCCTTGG TCCGTAACCCAGTGCCTTACGCTAACCATCGGAATGGCGTTCCTTTTTCTGCGCATTCACTTTCTACTGAAAGCCGCCGTGGGTTTGctgatatttttcttctactgCTGGACCATTTTCGACGATCTGTACTATTTCTTCGACAGCAGCGCGAGCATGAACCCAGGGCTCGATCCGAAGGCGTCCCACCTAATGTTGATCCTCTttatcgtcatcatcttccACTGGATCGACCGGCAGTCGGAATACATTGCCCGGACGGATTACAA CTGGAAGCAACAGCTTCTGAAGCAAAAGGAAGAGGCCGAAGTGACGAAGCAATCGAATAAAATTCTCGTAGAAAACATTCTGCCGACGCACGTAGCCGAGATCTACATCAACCGGCAGCTCAAGAACGAGTTCTACAACGAAGAGTACGAGAACGTGGCGGTGATGTttgccaccatcaccaacatGGAGGTCAATACGGACATTTCGGTGGAGAACGAGAAGAGTGTGCTGAAGGTGCTGAACGAGATCATTTGCGACTTTGACGAGCGTCTGCAGTACTTCGACGGGTACCTGAAGGTGGAGAAAATTAAAGTGTGTGGCTGGACGTATATGGCCGCCTGCGGTCTCGATCCGGGACGATGTGACTCGTCGTCTTCGCTCAGCGGTTACCGCTCGGTATCGGGCATTACGCGTACTTCACTCATGACCAACGGGCGGCGGAGTCTCAATCCCCGGGCGTCACTCGACGTCACCCATAAGGCGAGCACGAGCACCCGCAGCAACTCCTCCGGCAACTGCCGACAGAGCAACAACGTGACGATCGTGATGGCCGAGTTTGCCCTCGAGCTGATGCGGGTGCTGAGGGACTTTAGTAACGAGAACTTTAAGCAGCACAGTCCCGGTCTGTTGCGTGTCGGGATATCGCACGGCAAAGTGATGGCGGGGGTCGTGGGTTCCAGTAAGCCACTGTATGATATCTGGGGTAACGCCGTCAACATGGCGTCACGAATGGACTCTaccggggaaccgggaaaaCTCCAGGTCACGAAGGAAAGTGCCGAAGTGCTGGAGAGCTACGGGTATCGGTGTGACTATCGAGGTGAAATTTTCGTCAAGGGACGCGGCAAAATACCGACGTATTTTGTGCAGATCGGTAAGGACTTCAAtttcgtgaaaaacaaaaccccgacCAGTAACGGAAATGCTCATGTTGGCGATGTGACAACGAAACTGTAA
- the LOC131209398 gene encoding laminin subunit gamma-1, protein MTPRMRSRAAVWIAGAIVVLTVASGPAASANENIHYSPPLECVDPYGRPQRCIPEFENAAYQLEVEATNTCGHDGDTDFCVQTGYSNRKSCDVCHAGQHSPNYLTDFHDQNHPTWWQSETMFEGVQYPNQVNLTLKLGKSFDITYIRLVFHSPRPESFAIYKRVTPNGPWIPYQYYSATCRDTYGLPDSLSVMTGEDESRAFCNSEYSDISPLRDGNIAFSSLEGRPSAINFEHHLELQQWVTATDIRISLDRLNTFGDEVFGDAQVLKSYFYAIADIAVGARCKCNGHASECTTSTGLEGQRTRVCKCMHYTDGPDCDRCLPFYNDAPWGRATSKNVHECKPCNCNGYSTKCFFDRHLYNLTGHGGHCMDCGANRDGPNCERCKENFFMREDGYCINCGCDPVGSRSLQCNAEGRCQCKPGVTGDKCDRCDANYFNFGPHGCQPCNCDVRGSLDNAPSCDPVTGVCACKENVEGRHCRECRLGYFNLDADNKFGCTPCFCYGHTLECTSAGGYSIVSTTSNFNKHKEKWTAVTDTGVPADVKYNSHSQSIGVGASAGYRAVYFLAPDRFLGDQRASYNRLFKFRLQLVGQQRVDVSPYDVVFQSGNSSISLPIFAQNQRMPSEESHEFSFRLHENPEYTWTPSNSARGFMSILSNLTAIKIRAIYSDHGEAVLDDVELQTAHRGAAGRPATWIEQCTCPVGYLGQFCESCAPGYRHNPARGGPFMPCVPCDCNKHAEICDSETGLCICQHNTAGDTCDKCAKGYYGNALGGTPYDCKRCPCPNNGACMQMAGDTVICLECPVGYFGPRCELCSDGYYGDPTGVHGAVRVCQACDCNGNVDQNAVGNCNRTTGECLKCIHNTAGPHCDQCLPGHFGDPLAEPHGSCEECSCYPRGTEQTEKGISICDSISGNCHCKPAVVGRTCNECKNGYWNIVSGNGCESCGCDPIGSFNSSCNTFTGECFCKPGVIGKKCDKCAAAHYGFSDDGCHSCDCDPSGSKGSQCNQYGQCPCNDNVEGLRCDRCKENKYDRHQGCLDCPACYNLVQDAANEHRAKLAELSQILQEIQSKPIVIDDNEFAGKLHAVQEKIDILVEDAKSGSGGGEKTLNEMLKDLEGRLRDVQKLLDNADQSLEVTNRKIHKGGYNATLANAKIQDARRQLDDAVELLQTEGNTALGRAREISSHLGNQTNQISGISREARLYADRFKAEADANMKQAQEAHEKASEALRKANNAITQQSNITQELDSTIATEIGEAREKLSAVSKLTEQALTRAREVNDEALTLFAAVNRTTPPNIDINQMKKEAAQYNREADRIAEELASKIAEHAKLLDNVDANIELADALLNRAQLQKEDAVEALKQLQYAKELAEKAVAEGDGTLRKANYTYQTLAGFKNQVEESSKRATDALNLVPNIERQIYNSRELLQRAEEALQAASRNAGDARKNAQTAQDKYAEEASKLAESIKKRANATKNTARDLHHEADQLNGRLAKTDNRLEEREAQIRKDLNLTNEAKEKVGQAQLNSHEAKSQVDKALKEVNLIMQELANLREIDVNSLDDLERRLSAAEKELEDAQLTRRLNTLTEAKNVQNQNIKSYQRELGELRLEVENIELIAKSLPPGCFKRTHLEP, encoded by the exons CTCGAACCGGAAGAGCTGTGACGTGTGCCACGCGGGCCAGCACTCGCCGAACTACCTGACCGACTTCCACGACCAGAACCACCCGACCTGGTGGCAGTCGGAGACGATGTTCGAGGGTGTGCAGTACCCGAACCAGGTCAATCTCACGCTGAAGCTGGGCAAATCCTTCGACATCACCTACATCCGGCTGGTGTTTCACTCGCCCCGCCCGGAGTCGTTTGCCATCTACAAGCGCGTCACCCCGAACGGGCCCTGGATACCTTACCAGTACTACAGTGCAACCTGCCGCGATACGTACGGGCTGCCGGACTCGCTGTCCGTGATGACCGGGGAGGACGAGTCGCGGGCGTTCTGCAACAGCGAGTACAGTGACATCTCGCCCCTGCGCGACGGTAACATTGCGTTCTCGTCGCTCGAGGGACGCCCGTCCGCGATCAACTTCGAGCACCACCTGGAGCTGCAGCAGTGGGTCACGGCCACCGATATTCGGATTTCGCTCGACCGGCTCAACACGTTCGGGGACGAGGTGTTCGGGGACGCACAGGTCCTGAAGTCGTACTTCTACGCGATCGCCGATATCGCGGTCGGGGCGCGCTGCAAGTGCAACGGACATGCGAGCGAGTGCACGACCAGCACCGGACTGGAAGGCCAGCGGACGCGCGTCTGCAAGTGCATGCACTACACCGACGGTCCCGATTGCGACCGGTGCCTGCCGTTCTACAACGATGCGCCGTGGGGCCGCGCCACGTCCAAGAACGTGCACGAGTGCAAAC cctgcaactgcaacgggTACTCCACCAAGTGTTTCTTCGATCGCCATCTGTACAACCTGACCGggcacggtggccactgcaTGGACTGCGGTGCGAACCGCGACGGTCCGAACTGCGAGCGGTGCAAGGAGAACTTTTTCATGCGCGAGGACGGCTACTGCATCAACTGTGGGTGCGATCCGGTCGGTTCCCGGTCGCTGCAGTGCAACGCGGAGGGCCGCTGCCAGTGCAAGCCGGGGGTGACGGGTGACAAGTGCGACCGGTGCGATGCCAACTACTTCAACTTCGGCCCGCACGGCTGCCAGCCGTGCAACTGTGACGTGCGGGGCTCGCTGGACAACGCACCGTCCTGTGACCCGGTGACGGGTGTTTGCGCCTGCAAGGAGAACGTCGAGGGCCGCCACTGCCGCGAGTGTCGCCTGGGGTACTTCAACCTCGACGCGGACAACAAGTTCGGCTGTACGCCGTGCTTCTGCTATGGCCACACGCTCGAGTGTACGAGTGCCGGCGGTTACTCGATCGTTTCGACGACTTCGAACTTCAACAAGCACAAGGAAAAGTGGACCGCCGTCACGGATACGGGCGTCCCGGCGGACGTAAAGTACAACTCGCACAGCCAGTCGATCGGGGTCGGGGCGAGCGCCGGCTACCGGGCGGTTTACTTCCTGGCCCCGGACCGCTTCCTCGGTGATCAGCGGGCGTCCTACAATCGGCTGTTCAAGTTCCGGCTACAGCTGGTGGGGCAGCAGCGTGTCGACGTCAGCCCGTACGACGTGGTGTTCCagagcggcaacagcagcatctcGCTGCCGATCTTCGCCCAAAACCAGCGCATGCCGAGCGAGGAGTCGCACGAGTTCTCGTTCCGCCTGCACGAGAACCCCGAGTACACGTGGACACCTTCGAACTCGGCCCGCGGGTTCATGTCGATCCTGAGCAACCTGACAGCGATCAAGATCCGGGCGATCTACAGCGACCACGGTGAGGCCGTGCTGGACGATGTGGAACTGCAGACCGCTCACCGCGGCGCTGCCGGACGTCCGGCCACCTGGATCGAGCAGTGCACCTGCCCCGTCGGCTACCTGGGCCAGTTCTGTGAATCGTGCGCCCCCGGCTACCGGCACAACCCGGCTCGAGGAGGCCCGTTCATGCCGTGTGTGCCATGCGACTGCAACAAGCACGCGGAGATCTGCGATTCGGAAACGGGGCTGTGCATCTGCCAGCACAACACGGCCGGCGACACGTGTGACAAGTGCGCCAAGGGTTACTATGGCAACGCGCTCGGCGGAACGCCGTACGACTGCAAGCGCTGCCCGTGCCCGAACAATGGCGCCTGTATGCAGATGGCCGGCGACACCGTCATCTGTCTCGAGTGTCCGGTCGGATACTTCG GACCACGGTGCGAGCTGTGCTCCGACGGTTACTATGGTGATCCGACCGGTGTGCATGGTGCGGTACGCGTTTGCCAGGCGTGCGACTGTAACGGCAACGTGGACCAGAATGCGGTCGGAAACTGTAACCGCACGACCGGCGAGTGCCTGAAGTGTATCCACAACACGGCCGGTCCACACTGCGACCAGTGTCTGCCGG GACACTTTGGAGACCCACTGGCGGAACCGCACGGCAGCTGCGAGGAGTGTAGCTGCTACCCGCGCGGTACGGAACAAACGGAGAAGGGCATCTCGATCTGCGACTCCATCAGCGGCAACTGTCACTGCAAGCCGGCCGTCGTGGGCCGGACGTGTAACGAGTGCAAGAACGGCTACTGGAACATCGTGTCCGGCAACGGGTGCGAGAGCTGCGGGTGCGACCCGATCGGTAGCTTCAACTCGTCCTGCAACACGTTCACGGGCGAGTGCTTCTGTAAGCCGGGCGTGATCGGCAAGAAGTGTGACAAGTGTGCGGCGGCCCACTACGGCTTCTCGGACGACGGGTGTCACTCGTGCGATTGCGATCCGAGCGGCTCGAAGGGTTCCCAGTGCAACCAGTACGGGCAGTGTCCGTGCAATGACAACGTCGAGGGGCTGCGGTGCGATCGGTGCAAAGAAAACAAGTACGACCGGCACCAGGGCTGCCTGGATTGCCCGGCGTGCTACAATCTGGTGCAGGACGCGGCCAACGAGCACCGGGCCAAGCTGGCCGAGCTGAGCCAGATCCTGCAGGAGATCcaatcgaaaccgatcgtgatcgacgaCAACGAGTTCGCCGGGAAGCTGCACGCGGTGCAGGAGAAGATCGACATCCTGGTCGAGGACGCCAAGAGCGGATCGGGCGGTGGCGAGAAAACGCTCAACGAGATGCTGAAGGACCTGGAGGGTCGGCTGCGGGACGTGCAGAAGCTGCTGGACAATGCGGACCAATCGCTGGAGGTCACGAACCGGAAGATCCACAAGGGTGGCTACAATGCGACGCTGGCCAACGCCAAGATTCAGGACGCACGGCGCCAGCTGGACGATGCGGTGGAGCTGCTGCAGACCGAGGGCAACACGGCGCTCGGTCGGGCGCGAGAAATCTCGAGCCACCTCGGTAACCAGACGAACCAGATCAGTGGCATCTCGCGCGAGGCCCGACTGTACGCCGACCGGTTCAAGGCGGAAGCCGACGCCAACATGAAGCAGGCCCAGGAGGCGCACGAGAAGGCGTCGGAAGCGCTCCGGAAGGCGAACAATGCGATCACGCAGCAGTCCAACATCACGCAGGAGCTGGACTCGACGATCGCGACCGAAATTGGCGAGGCCCGGGAAAAGCTGAGTGCCGTCTCGAAGCTGACCGAGCAGGCGCTCACCCGGGCGCGCGAAGTCAACGACGAAGCGCTGACCCTGTTTGCGGCTGTCAATCGGACGACCCCGCCGAACATCGACATCAATCAGATGAAGAAGGAAGCGGCCCAGTACAACCGGGAAGCGGACCGCATCGCGGAGGAGCTGGCTAGCAAGATCGCCGAGCACGCGAAACTGCTCGACAACGTCGATGCGAATATCGAGCTGGCCGATGCGCTGCTCAACAG AGCCCAGCTGCAGAAGGAGGACGCGGTGGAAGCCCTGAAACAGCTACAGTACGCCAAGGAGCTGGCCGAGAAGGCGGTGGCCGAAGGTGATGGCACCCTGCGGAAGGCCAACTACACCTACCAGACGTTGGCCGGGTTCAAGAATCAGGTCGAGGAGTCGTCCAAGCGAGCGACGGACGCACTCAATCTGGTGCCCAACATCGAACGGCAGATCTACAACTCCCGCGAGCTGCTCCAGCGAGCCGAAGAG GCCCTTCAAGCTGCCAGTCGTAATGCGGGCGATGCGCGAAAGAATGCACAGACAGCACAGGACAAGTACGCCGAGGAAGCCTCAAAG CTTGCGGAAAGTATCAAGAAACGTGCCAACGCAACCAAGAACACGGCGCGGGATCTGCACCACGAAGCGGATCAGTTGAACGGGCGACTGGCCAAGACCGACAACCGGCTCGAGGAGCGAGAGGCCCAGATTCGGAAGGACCTGAATCTGACGAacgaggcgaaggaaaaggTCGGCCAGGCGCAGCTCAACTCGCACGAAGCGAAATCGCAGGTCGACAAAGCGCTGAAGGAAGTGAATCTGATCATGCAGGAACTGGCCAACTTGCGCGAGATTGATGTGAACAGTTTGGACGATTTGG AGCGCCGACTGAGTGCGGCCGAAAAAGAGCTGGAGGACGCCCAGCTGACCAGACGGCTTAACACGCTGACGGAGGCGAAGAATGTGCAGAACCAGAACATCAAGAGCTATCAGCGCGAGCTGGGCGAGCTTCGGTTGGAGGTGGAAAACATCGAGCTTATAGCCAAATCACTGCCACCCGGGTGCTTCAAGCGCACTCACCTCGAACCGTAA